DNA from Thermodesulfobacteriota bacterium:
GACTTCAACTCCAACGGCGTTGAGGTAAAAACGGGCGATAACGTCATAGTGGAGGTCGAGAAGGGTATAGGCATGGGACTGGTGGCCTACGGCCCGGTGGAGAAGGACGAGGCGAGGCTCCAGTACAAGCTGAAGAACATCATACGCAAGGCCGACGACGTGGACATGGAAAGGCAGCAATACAACGTCGAGCGCGAGGAAGAGGCCTTCCGTATATGCAGGGAAAAGATCAAGCAGTACTCGCTCCCGATGAAGCTGGTGCGGGTCGAGTACCTCTTCGATTCGAGCAAAGCCATATTCTACTTCACCTCGGACACGAGGGTGGACTTCAGGGAACTCGTGAAGGACCTGGCCGGCAAGTTCTATACACGCGTGGAGATGCGCCAGATAGGGGTCAGGGACGAGGCAAAGACCATCGGGGGGCTGGGCCCGTGCGGGAGGGAGCTCTGCTGCACGAGCTTCCTGATGGACTTCGAGCCGGTGACCGTTAAGATGGCCAAGGAACAGAACGTCGCGCTTAACCCCGCCAAGGTTTCCGGGGTCTGCGGAAGGCTCATGTGCTGCCTTAGCTTCGAGTACGACGGCGG
Protein-coding regions in this window:
- a CDS encoding stage 0 sporulation family protein, translated to MTDIVGIRFKKACKIYDFNSNGVEVKTGDNVIVEVEKGIGMGLVAYGPVEKDEARLQYKLKNIIRKADDVDMERQQYNVEREEEAFRICREKIKQYSLPMKLVRVEYLFDSSKAIFYFTSDTRVDFRELVKDLAGKFYTRVEMRQIGVRDEAKTIGGLGPCGRELCCTSFLMDFEPVTVKMAKEQNVALNPAKVSGVCGRLMCCLSFEYDGGRKGGRKGGHGGRKSGGHGHGCGSGCGGHGGHGAH